A single window of Archangium gephyra DNA harbors:
- a CDS encoding cytochrome P450 yields the protein MSSRVNLLAPKVRMNPYPLYAELRRSAPVSQVDPGGLWAVARYADVLTVMKNPRLFSSEGIRRTYRPPWISNYPMADSMLVMDPPHHTRLRSLVNRAFGASVMTRLEPRIRELAQQLATTLPAGQTMDFVDAFSIRVPIAVLGDLVGIPPSLHTRLKQWAEVMTQFTSVGPEDTGLQERIRATVAEAREHFEQVLEERRRAPREDLVSDLLRARVDGEALTATDLMGFMFLLLIGGLETTVHLLSASALKLQEDPALMARLRAEPELIPRFIDELLRHSGPVHGVVRLVTDEVELGGARIPRGERLLLLMASANRDEAHFPEPDRFDLDRPGPQNLPFGHGVHFCLGAQLARMEARLALEALLARFSRLTLGEQPARWNISLVMRGPTLLPLAAHRD from the coding sequence ATGAGCAGCAGAGTGAACCTGCTCGCACCCAAGGTGCGAATGAACCCCTATCCGCTCTATGCCGAGCTGCGCCGGAGCGCCCCGGTGAGCCAGGTGGATCCAGGCGGGCTCTGGGCCGTGGCACGCTACGCGGACGTCCTCACCGTGATGAAGAATCCGCGGCTCTTCTCCTCGGAGGGCATCCGGCGGACCTACCGCCCGCCGTGGATCTCCAACTACCCCATGGCGGACTCCATGCTCGTCATGGACCCGCCGCACCACACCCGGTTGCGCTCGCTCGTCAACCGGGCCTTCGGGGCCTCCGTGATGACCCGGCTGGAGCCGCGCATCCGGGAGCTGGCCCAGCAGCTCGCCACCACGCTGCCAGCGGGCCAGACGATGGACTTCGTGGATGCCTTCTCCATCCGCGTGCCCATCGCCGTGCTGGGAGATCTGGTGGGCATTCCACCCTCGCTCCACACGCGGCTCAAGCAGTGGGCGGAGGTGATGACGCAATTCACCAGCGTGGGCCCGGAGGACACCGGGTTGCAGGAGCGCATCCGCGCCACGGTGGCCGAGGCCCGCGAGCACTTCGAGCAGGTGCTGGAGGAGCGCCGCCGCGCGCCCCGCGAGGATCTGGTGAGCGATCTGCTGCGCGCGCGCGTGGACGGCGAGGCCCTGACGGCGACGGACCTGATGGGCTTCATGTTCCTGCTGCTCATCGGCGGCCTGGAGACGACCGTGCACCTGCTGAGCGCCAGTGCCCTGAAGCTCCAGGAGGACCCGGCGCTGATGGCGCGGCTGCGCGCGGAGCCGGAGCTCATCCCCCGCTTCATCGACGAGCTGCTGCGCCACAGTGGCCCGGTGCATGGGGTGGTGCGGCTGGTCACCGACGAGGTGGAGCTCGGCGGCGCGCGCATCCCCCGGGGAGAGCGGCTGCTGCTGCTGATGGCCTCGGCCAACCGCGACGAGGCGCATTTCCCAGAGCCGGACCGCTTCGATCTCGATCGCCCGGGTCCGCAGAACCTGCCCTTCGGCCATGGCGTCCACTTCTGCCTGGGCGCCCAGCTCGCGCGGATGGAGGCACGGCTGGCGCTGGAGGCGCTGCTCGCCCGCTTCTCCCGGCTGACGCTCGGGGAGCAGCCGGCGCGGTGGAACATCTCGCTGGTGATGCGGGGGCCCACCTTGCTGCCCCTCGCGGCGCACAGGGACTGA
- a CDS encoding cytochrome P450 gives MSSRVNLLAPEVRANPYPVFAELRRNAPVSQVDPGGLWAVTRYADAAAVLKNPQLFASEGFRQAYRPAWFSDYPMADSMLVMDPPHHTRLRALVNRAFGPPVLTRLEPRIRQFVEQLAAGLPTGRSVDFAEEWSVRIPLIVMADLLGLSPEVHPRLKRWADTFGSFTGIGPNDTERQEHMRATVAEARQHFQQVLEERRREPRDDLMSDLLRARVDGEALTDAELMGFMFLLVVAGMETTVHLMNHSAIRFRDEPELMGRLRADHSLIPRFVEEILRYEPPVHGIFRVTTQETELGGVRLPKGARMLVVLCSANRDEAQFPGADRFNLDRPGPQNLPFGHGIHFCLGAQLARLEARLGTEALVTRFSRLSPGEGPVRWNTSLVVRGPLSLPLVAHPA, from the coding sequence ATGAGCAGCCGAGTCAACCTGCTGGCACCCGAGGTCCGCGCCAATCCCTACCCCGTCTTCGCCGAGCTGCGCCGCAACGCGCCCGTGAGTCAGGTGGACCCGGGTGGCTTGTGGGCCGTCACGCGCTACGCGGACGCGGCGGCCGTGCTGAAGAATCCGCAGCTCTTCGCCTCCGAGGGCTTCCGTCAGGCCTACCGCCCGGCGTGGTTCTCCGACTACCCGATGGCGGACTCCATGCTCGTCATGGATCCACCGCACCACACCCGGCTGCGGGCGCTCGTCAACCGCGCCTTTGGCCCTCCGGTGCTGACCCGGCTGGAGCCGCGCATCCGCCAGTTCGTGGAGCAGCTCGCCGCCGGACTGCCCACGGGCCGCTCCGTGGACTTCGCCGAGGAGTGGTCCGTGCGCATCCCCCTGATCGTCATGGCCGATCTGCTGGGGTTGAGCCCCGAGGTGCACCCGCGCCTCAAGCGCTGGGCGGACACGTTCGGCTCCTTCACCGGCATCGGGCCCAACGACACCGAGCGCCAGGAGCACATGCGCGCCACCGTGGCCGAGGCCCGGCAGCACTTCCAGCAGGTGCTGGAGGAGCGCCGCCGCGAGCCGCGGGATGATCTGATGAGCGACCTGCTCCGGGCGCGCGTGGACGGTGAGGCGCTGACGGACGCGGAGCTGATGGGCTTCATGTTCCTGCTCGTGGTGGCGGGAATGGAGACGACGGTGCACCTGATGAACCACTCCGCCATCCGCTTCCGGGACGAGCCGGAGCTGATGGGGCGGTTGCGCGCGGACCACTCGCTCATCCCCCGCTTCGTCGAGGAGATCCTCCGCTACGAGCCGCCGGTGCACGGCATCTTCCGGGTGACCACGCAGGAGACGGAGCTCGGCGGCGTGCGGCTGCCCAAGGGCGCGCGGATGCTGGTGGTGCTGTGCTCGGCCAACCGCGACGAGGCCCAGTTCCCCGGCGCGGACCGCTTCAACCTGGACCGTCCCGGGCCGCAGAACCTGCCCTTCGGCCACGGCATCCACTTCTGCCTGGGCGCCCAGCTCGCGCGGCTCGAGGCCCGGTTGGGCACGGAGGCGCTCGTCACCCGGTTCTCGCGGCTCTCGCCCGGAGAGGGGCCCGTGCGGTGGAATACCTCACTGGTAGTGCGCGGTCCGCTGTCCCTGCCGCTCGTGGCGCATCCGGCGTGA
- a CDS encoding cytochrome P450, producing MSGTERVNLLAPEIRANPYPTYAELRRHAPVSQVEPGGLWAVSRHDDVLFVLKNPQLFASEGFRQAYRPPWISNYPLADSALVMDPPRHTRLRALINRAFGASVITRIEPFVRQLAARLVAAIPEGRPVDFVEHFATPMPMGVIGELLGLSPEVHPRLMHWAEHLARFTSIGPNDVEKQEAMRTTVNEARGHFEQVLEERRRNPGDNLVSDLVRARVDGESLTDTELLGFMFLLLIGGLETTLHLLSHAAHRLHLQPEVMTLLREQPILVPRFIEEVLRHEPPVHGMIRLATQEVELGGTRVPQGARVLILMGSANRDEAHFPNPDHFNLDRPGPQNLPFGHGIHFCLGSQLARLEARLAVEALLARFSRLTPGDGPVQWNASLIVRGPAKLPLVAHPG from the coding sequence ATGAGCGGTACCGAGCGAGTGAACCTGCTGGCCCCCGAGATCCGTGCGAACCCCTACCCCACCTACGCCGAGCTGCGCCGCCACGCGCCCGTGAGCCAGGTGGAGCCGGGGGGCCTGTGGGCCGTCTCGCGTCACGATGATGTGCTGTTCGTCCTGAAGAACCCCCAGCTCTTCGCCTCCGAGGGCTTCCGTCAGGCGTACCGTCCGCCGTGGATCTCCAACTACCCGCTGGCGGACTCGGCGCTGGTGATGGATCCACCGCGCCACACCCGGCTGCGGGCCCTCATCAACCGCGCCTTCGGGGCCTCCGTCATCACCCGCATCGAGCCCTTCGTGCGCCAGCTCGCGGCGCGGCTCGTCGCGGCCATCCCCGAGGGCCGCCCGGTGGACTTCGTGGAGCACTTCGCCACGCCCATGCCCATGGGTGTCATCGGCGAGCTGCTGGGCCTCTCCCCCGAGGTGCACCCGCGCCTCATGCACTGGGCGGAGCACCTGGCCCGCTTCACCAGCATCGGCCCGAATGACGTCGAGAAGCAGGAGGCCATGCGCACCACGGTGAACGAGGCCCGCGGGCACTTCGAGCAGGTGCTGGAGGAGCGCCGGCGCAACCCGGGCGACAACCTGGTGAGCGACCTGGTGCGGGCGCGCGTGGACGGCGAGTCGCTGACGGACACGGAGCTGCTGGGCTTCATGTTCCTGCTGCTCATCGGCGGCCTGGAGACGACGCTGCACCTGCTCAGCCACGCCGCCCACCGGCTCCACCTCCAGCCGGAGGTGATGACGCTGCTGCGCGAGCAGCCCATCCTCGTCCCCCGCTTCATCGAGGAGGTGCTGCGCCACGAGCCGCCCGTGCACGGGATGATCCGCCTGGCCACCCAGGAGGTGGAGCTCGGCGGGACGCGCGTGCCCCAGGGCGCGCGGGTGCTCATCCTCATGGGCTCGGCCAACCGCGACGAGGCCCACTTCCCCAACCCGGACCACTTCAACCTGGATCGCCCCGGTCCGCAGAACCTGCCCTTCGGCCACGGCATCCACTTCTGCCTGGGCTCCCAGCTCGCGCGGCTGGAGGCACGGCTGGCAGTGGAGGCACTGCTCGCCCGCTTCTCCCGCCTCACCCCGGGAGACGGGCCGGTGCAGTGGAACGCCTCGTTGATCGTCCGAGGCCCCGCGAAGCTTCCGCTCGTGGCCCACCCGGGCTGA
- a CDS encoding S1 family peptidase has translation MLTVDTDISTARAVAARAAPSLAIIEMPGRQGVGFVVSSHGQLVTNLHVVAGAEEIHVLLADEQLLQVEQVLALDEKRDLAVLQLPVSGLESLRLDGHVHPGEGDTLFILLPAGGGMLGLMETRVQAVQVLDESLTFLELEAGLPEDASGSPVMDASGALVGVATCAFADGRPITIVIPSRYVVPLLEQQATLPLSTLALARPVASRQRQVPTHPLSLLEGCATDSVEEIALAIMQAIQLGAPAYNQGDPESCYRLYERTAERLIQERPDCPGAQAALREGLQRCTRLEGADACAWALRDTFDGLLHLIDRWLQAQAAFARLSAPRSYLQ, from the coding sequence ATGTTGACCGTCGATACCGATATCTCCACCGCTCGGGCGGTCGCCGCCCGGGCAGCACCATCCCTCGCCATCATCGAGATGCCCGGCAGGCAAGGGGTCGGTTTCGTGGTCTCCTCCCACGGCCAGCTCGTCACCAACCTGCACGTGGTGGCCGGCGCCGAGGAGATCCACGTCCTGCTCGCCGATGAGCAACTCCTGCAGGTGGAACAGGTACTCGCCCTCGACGAGAAACGGGACCTGGCCGTGCTGCAGTTGCCCGTGAGCGGGCTGGAGTCGCTCCGGCTCGACGGCCATGTCCACCCGGGCGAGGGAGACACGCTCTTCATCCTCCTCCCGGCCGGCGGAGGCATGCTGGGGCTGATGGAGACGCGGGTCCAGGCGGTGCAGGTGCTCGACGAGTCGCTCACCTTCCTCGAGCTGGAGGCGGGCCTGCCGGAGGATGCCTCGGGCAGCCCGGTGATGGATGCCTCGGGTGCGCTGGTGGGCGTGGCCACGTGCGCCTTCGCGGACGGGCGGCCCATCACCATCGTCATCCCCTCGCGCTACGTGGTGCCGCTGCTGGAGCAGCAGGCCACGCTGCCACTCTCCACGCTCGCCCTCGCCCGGCCCGTGGCCTCGCGCCAGCGTCAGGTGCCCACGCATCCGCTCTCGCTGCTAGAGGGTTGCGCCACGGACAGCGTCGAGGAGATCGCCCTCGCCATCATGCAGGCCATCCAACTCGGGGCGCCCGCCTACAACCAGGGGGACCCCGAGTCCTGCTACCGCCTCTACGAGCGCACGGCCGAGCGGCTCATCCAGGAGCGTCCGGATTGTCCCGGTGCCCAGGCCGCCCTGCGCGAGGGGCTCCAGCGCTGCACCCGGCTCGAGGGCGCGGACGCGTGCGCCTGGGCCCTGCGCGACACCTTCGACGGACTGCTCCACCTCATCGACCGCTGGCTCCAGGCCCAGGCCGCCTTCGCGCGCCTGTCCGCCCCCAGGTCGTACCTTCAGTGA
- a CDS encoding ATP-binding protein: MDEPHVAEEHMRALLVPSGSIDLSPVELLLRQLGVTPTRARDDEAAITAFHLAHYPLVLMGMDEAGDRIVLVRALRASPRGMQASLVLVARPEQVEKLQPLLEAGADDFLLLPLDEASAALRLRIAERRSAERPAPLPDDFELDGLCAVLLRESPVPTCITTREGGAFVEVNDACTRLFGYGREEMLWRTANDLNLWETPVEPDRLSALFREQGVLRGVESRVRSKDGELHHVLVYSGIAEYAGTPHVVTMFPDLTERKQMQARLLLSDRMASVGTLAAGVAHEINNPLAYVTANLGYAHEELVRLLERGPVVPPEGGPAPSPLKAVCVALGEALDGADRVQTIVGDLKTFSRDTQEPLRAVDVKKVLDRTLNLASGEIRHRAKLVKEYGEDVPLVRGNDSRLGQVFLNLLVNAAQAIPSDGDAEHHEIRVRTRLAAPGKVAVEVSDTGAGIAPELMGRIFDPFFTTKPPGVGTGLGLSICHNLIHAMGGEMHVHSDLGRGTTFQVLLPAATAAMEEAAPVPRPTVSSAGGPRGRVLVIDDEPMLCSAVERILRPHHDVVYTTLAAEVLPRLEAGEHFDLILCDLMMPRMNGMDFHAALQRLRPELTGRVIFLTGGAFTAQAKTFLERVPNRRVEKPFNARALLAVAREVISTTA; the protein is encoded by the coding sequence TTGGACGAACCCCACGTCGCCGAGGAGCACATGCGAGCCCTGCTCGTCCCATCCGGGAGCATCGATCTCTCCCCCGTGGAGCTCCTGCTCCGTCAACTCGGCGTGACCCCGACACGGGCCAGGGACGACGAGGCGGCCATCACGGCCTTCCACCTGGCCCACTACCCGCTGGTGTTGATGGGAATGGATGAAGCGGGAGACCGCATCGTGCTGGTACGGGCGCTGCGGGCCAGCCCGCGTGGGATGCAGGCCTCGCTCGTGCTGGTGGCGCGCCCCGAGCAGGTGGAGAAGCTGCAACCCCTGCTGGAGGCCGGAGCGGACGACTTCCTGCTGCTGCCGCTGGACGAGGCCTCGGCCGCGCTGCGGTTGAGGATCGCCGAGCGCCGCTCCGCCGAGCGGCCGGCACCGTTGCCGGACGACTTCGAGCTGGATGGGCTGTGCGCGGTGCTGCTGCGGGAGAGCCCGGTGCCCACCTGCATCACCACGCGCGAGGGCGGTGCCTTCGTGGAGGTGAACGATGCCTGCACGCGGCTGTTCGGCTACGGGCGCGAGGAGATGCTCTGGCGTACCGCGAACGACCTGAACCTGTGGGAGACGCCCGTGGAGCCGGATCGCCTGAGCGCCCTCTTCCGGGAGCAGGGCGTGCTGCGCGGGGTGGAGTCGCGGGTGCGGTCCAAGGACGGGGAGCTGCACCATGTGCTCGTCTACTCGGGGATCGCCGAGTACGCGGGCACGCCGCACGTGGTGACGATGTTCCCGGACCTGACCGAGCGCAAGCAGATGCAGGCGCGGCTGCTGTTGTCGGATCGGATGGCCTCGGTGGGCACGCTGGCCGCTGGGGTGGCGCATGAGATCAACAACCCGCTGGCCTACGTCACGGCCAACCTGGGCTACGCGCACGAGGAGCTGGTGCGCCTGCTGGAGCGCGGGCCCGTGGTACCGCCGGAGGGCGGTCCGGCCCCGAGTCCCCTGAAGGCGGTGTGCGTGGCGCTCGGCGAGGCGCTGGACGGCGCGGACCGGGTGCAGACCATCGTGGGAGATCTCAAGACGTTCTCACGCGACACGCAGGAGCCCCTGCGGGCCGTGGACGTGAAGAAGGTGCTGGACCGCACGCTCAACCTGGCGTCCGGGGAGATCCGCCACCGGGCGAAGCTGGTGAAGGAGTACGGGGAGGACGTGCCCCTGGTGCGCGGCAACGACTCGCGCCTGGGTCAGGTGTTCCTCAACCTGCTGGTCAACGCGGCCCAGGCCATTCCCTCCGACGGGGATGCGGAGCACCATGAGATTCGCGTCAGGACGCGCCTGGCGGCCCCCGGGAAGGTGGCGGTGGAGGTGTCGGACACCGGAGCGGGCATCGCGCCGGAGCTGATGGGCCGCATCTTCGATCCCTTCTTCACCACGAAGCCGCCGGGGGTGGGAACGGGGCTGGGCCTGTCCATCTGCCACAACCTCATCCACGCCATGGGTGGGGAGATGCATGTGCACAGCGACCTGGGGCGGGGCACCACCTTCCAGGTGTTGCTGCCGGCGGCCACCGCGGCGATGGAGGAGGCCGCGCCGGTGCCGAGGCCCACGGTGAGCAGTGCCGGAGGACCGAGGGGGCGCGTGCTGGTCATCGACGACGAGCCGATGCTGTGCTCGGCGGTGGAGCGGATCCTGAGGCCGCACCACGACGTGGTGTACACGACGCTGGCGGCCGAGGTGTTGCCCCGGCTGGAGGCGGGCGAGCACTTCGATCTCATCCTGTGCGATCTGATGATGCCGAGGATGAACGGGATGGACTTCCACGCGGCGCTGCAACGGCTGAGGCCGGAGCTGACGGGGCGGGTCATCTTCCTGACGGGCGGGGCCTTCACGGCGCAGGCGAAGACGTTCCTGGAGCGGGTGCCCAACCGCCGGGTGGAGAAGCCCTTCAACGCGCGCGCCCTGCTGGCGGTGGCGCGCGAGGTGATCTCCACCACCGCCTGA
- a CDS encoding cyclic nucleotide-binding domain-containing protein: MVENLREHKDKAAQLFAGGRLEEALAEYQLVAGAAPEDLASRQKVAELLQRLNRKQEAIEAYASVAGDWAKQGWLLRAIALCKVILQIDPKHGRTQRMLAELYARRMEQPARMIQTVPVAVAPEPSRAAPPEALAALPRIPIFSQLGQESFVALLEGLELKTFEAGASIVTEGEAGTSMFAIVEGRVDVVRQLEGGQRRKVAAMGEGDFFGEMALLSKSPRLASVVAAERTVVLELTRAMVARLVQRDASVGRVLRSFHQERLLANVLRGNKLFATLTPKQREAAAQAFQMETQPAGRTLLNQGQRGEALYLLLRGRCRVMHRHPDGKDSQYPMLREGDVFGELSMMLGLPATASVRTDSACTLLRLDRESFEKHILVQPGVREALSRLSTERLQRTALLVSGQEPLEGDSRV; the protein is encoded by the coding sequence ATGGTCGAGAATCTTCGGGAGCACAAGGACAAGGCCGCTCAACTCTTCGCGGGGGGGCGGCTGGAGGAGGCGCTCGCCGAGTACCAGCTGGTGGCGGGAGCGGCTCCGGAAGACCTGGCCAGCCGCCAGAAGGTGGCGGAGCTGCTGCAGCGGCTCAACCGCAAGCAGGAGGCCATCGAGGCGTACGCGTCGGTGGCGGGTGACTGGGCGAAGCAGGGCTGGCTGCTGCGGGCCATCGCGCTGTGCAAGGTCATCCTGCAGATCGACCCGAAGCATGGACGGACGCAGCGGATGCTGGCGGAGCTGTACGCGCGGCGCATGGAGCAGCCGGCGCGGATGATTCAGACGGTGCCGGTGGCGGTGGCACCCGAGCCGTCCAGGGCGGCCCCACCCGAGGCGCTGGCGGCGCTGCCGCGCATTCCGATCTTCTCGCAGCTGGGCCAGGAGTCCTTCGTGGCGCTGCTGGAGGGGTTGGAGCTGAAGACCTTCGAGGCGGGGGCGTCCATCGTCACGGAGGGGGAGGCGGGCACCTCCATGTTCGCCATCGTGGAAGGACGGGTGGACGTGGTGAGGCAGTTGGAAGGGGGCCAGCGGCGCAAGGTGGCCGCCATGGGGGAGGGGGACTTCTTCGGGGAGATGGCGCTGCTGTCCAAGAGCCCGCGGCTGGCGAGCGTGGTGGCGGCCGAGCGCACCGTGGTGCTGGAGCTGACGCGGGCGATGGTGGCGCGGCTCGTCCAGCGGGATGCCTCGGTGGGGCGGGTGCTGCGCTCCTTCCACCAGGAGCGGCTGCTGGCCAACGTGCTGCGCGGCAACAAGCTCTTCGCGACCCTCACGCCCAAGCAGCGCGAGGCCGCGGCCCAGGCCTTCCAGATGGAGACGCAGCCGGCGGGCAGGACGCTGCTCAACCAGGGCCAGAGGGGCGAGGCGCTGTACCTGCTGCTCCGGGGCCGGTGCCGGGTGATGCACCGTCACCCGGATGGGAAGGACAGCCAGTACCCGATGCTGCGCGAGGGCGACGTGTTCGGCGAGCTGTCCATGATGCTGGGCCTGCCGGCGACAGCCTCCGTGCGCACGGACTCGGCCTGCACGCTGCTGCGGCTGGACCGGGAGTCCTTCGAGAAGCACATCCTCGTGCAGCCCGGCGTCCGCGAGGCGCTCTCGCGGCTGAGCACCGAGCGTCTCCAGCGCACCGCCCTGCTCGTCTCCGGGCAGGAGCCGCTCGAGGGCGACTCGCGCGTTTGA
- a CDS encoding adenylate/guanylate cyclase domain-containing protein, with the protein MNPGLLDEQVFELPEGSVTIGRTEESTICVLHKSLSRRHARLERDGERILLVDLNSKNGTFVNEARIERHELRGGEAFRCGEVRFKLVSSANPLPVDLSPTQVQPLQTRFSPGSMDELLERHSEPGEGSALKVRHANRESRATDKLQVLLKVSQLLSSPGSIDALLERILDLVFQIMEVDRAAILLVDATSGRLVPRVARTASGEAPSGPFFSQRIVDYVRSHSVAALFSDARLDPRLDDAASVVLQSIQASMCAPLKPRDEVLGVLYVDNLSRPNGFSEEDLEFLTAFANQAAIALDNSLLSKRIEEEAVLRNVYLRFFPPATLKKLQMAKGGPLETIETEVTVLFSDISGFTALSSTLEPRQVVDLLNDYFPVMADIVFRYEGTLEKYIGDALMAVWGAPFSHPDDADRAVRAAVEMQRALAELNARWRAQGRPELNIHVGLNTGRVAAGNIGSEQYVQYATIGDATNVASRVCSAAKDGEICMNETTFQRWRSKDWPVQQLEPVQVKGKEKALTLYRLEWRDPTMTV; encoded by the coding sequence ATGAATCCGGGCCTGCTGGATGAGCAGGTGTTCGAGCTTCCCGAAGGCTCCGTGACGATCGGCCGTACGGAGGAGAGCACCATCTGCGTGCTCCACAAGAGCCTGTCGCGGCGGCACGCGCGGCTCGAGCGTGACGGCGAGCGGATCCTCCTCGTCGACCTGAACAGCAAGAACGGCACGTTCGTCAACGAGGCCCGCATCGAGCGCCACGAGCTGCGAGGCGGCGAGGCCTTCCGCTGTGGCGAGGTGCGCTTCAAGCTGGTCTCCTCCGCGAACCCGCTGCCGGTGGACCTGTCGCCCACGCAGGTGCAGCCGCTCCAGACGCGCTTCTCTCCGGGCTCGATGGATGAGCTGCTGGAGCGGCACTCGGAGCCCGGTGAGGGCTCGGCCCTGAAGGTGCGGCACGCGAACCGGGAGAGCCGGGCCACCGACAAGCTCCAAGTGTTGCTCAAGGTGAGCCAGCTGCTCTCCTCGCCCGGCTCCATCGACGCGCTGCTGGAGCGCATCCTGGACCTCGTCTTCCAAATCATGGAGGTGGACCGGGCGGCCATCCTGCTGGTGGATGCCACCAGTGGGCGCCTGGTTCCCCGGGTGGCCCGGACCGCGTCCGGCGAGGCCCCCTCCGGCCCGTTCTTCAGCCAGCGCATCGTCGACTACGTGCGCTCGCACAGCGTGGCGGCGCTCTTCTCCGACGCCCGGTTGGATCCCCGCCTGGATGACGCCGCCTCGGTGGTGCTGCAGTCCATCCAGGCCTCCATGTGTGCCCCGCTCAAGCCCCGGGACGAGGTGCTCGGCGTGCTGTACGTGGACAACCTCTCGCGGCCCAATGGCTTCAGCGAGGAGGACCTGGAGTTCCTCACGGCCTTCGCCAACCAGGCGGCCATCGCGCTCGACAACTCGCTCCTCTCCAAGCGGATCGAAGAGGAGGCGGTGCTGCGCAACGTCTACCTGCGCTTCTTCCCTCCGGCCACCCTCAAGAAGCTGCAGATGGCCAAGGGCGGCCCCCTGGAGACGATCGAGACGGAGGTGACGGTCCTCTTCTCGGACATCAGTGGCTTCACCGCGCTGTCCTCCACGCTGGAGCCCCGGCAGGTGGTGGATCTGCTCAACGACTACTTCCCGGTGATGGCGGACATCGTCTTCCGGTACGAGGGGACGTTGGAGAAGTACATCGGTGACGCGCTGATGGCGGTGTGGGGCGCGCCGTTCTCCCACCCGGACGACGCGGACCGGGCGGTGCGCGCCGCGGTGGAGATGCAGCGGGCGCTGGCCGAGCTCAACGCGCGCTGGCGGGCCCAGGGCCGCCCCGAGCTGAACATCCACGTGGGCCTCAACACGGGCCGGGTGGCGGCCGGCAACATCGGCTCCGAGCAGTACGTGCAGTACGCCACCATTGGAGACGCCACCAACGTGGCCAGCCGGGTGTGCTCCGCCGCCAAGGACGGGGAGATCTGCATGAACGAGACGACCTTCCAGCGCTGGCGCTCGAAGGACTGGCCCGTGCAGCAGTTGGAGCCCGTCCAGGTGAAGGGCAAGGAGAAGGCGCTGACGCTCTACCGGCTGGAGTGGCGCGATCCCACCATGACGGTGTGA